One Chitinophaga parva DNA segment encodes these proteins:
- a CDS encoding GH116 family glycosyl hydrolase: MQSKKDRRSFLKLTALSGLGTLAAPWALGAQTAQPAVAPAGATPASPGIAPAAARAFNAAYTGAYLDRIAFPVGGIGAGMFCLEGTGAISHLSVRNNPEIFNEPAMFAAIALKQAPHNARVLEGPVPKWKKFGQRDAGLGGTGGATWGLPRFEQADFLARFPFAEINLSDPALPLAVQLTGWSPFVPTDADSSSLPFGALEYRFKNTGGSTAEFIFSYNSRNFMWQPETVNSIRAIKNGFILSAAGTDAAPEKQGDFAIFTNEDAVVDHCWFRGEWFDPLTMAWNTISNGETSSGGPVEKDAPGASLFVPFTLQPGETKTIRLMMAWYVPDTKLTMGTENPANKALVAANPLLKYHKPWYSSQFKNVEEAADHWRSQYDALRKRSRLFTDTFYKTTLPPEVVEAVAANLTILKSTTVLRQYDGRFWCWEGSGDSWGSCHGSCTHVWNYAQAVSHLFPALERSLRETEFNENQDERGHQMFRANLPITPVLHNFHAASDGQLGGIMKVYREWRISGDTGWLKGLYPKVQRSLDYCIQTWDPDGKGVVAEPHHNTYDIEFWGPTGFATSFYLGALHAIIVMGDALQEPTDRYKKLYESGRKILETDLYNGEYFFQEIKWTGLHAADPVKAQSFATHYTPEALALLQKEGPKYQYGKGCLSDGIIGAWMSRMCGLGDPVDAVKIKNHLNAVHRYNFRHTLQGHANPQRPTYAIGEEGGLLLCSWPEGGKLSLPFVYSNEVWTGIEYQVASHLMLMGEVDKGLDIVRACRNRYDGKVRNPFNEYECGHWYARALSSYGMLEGLTGVRYDAVDRTLYVDSRVGDFTGFLSTATGFGTVSLRGGKPSLDVAFGTIPARRVVVAGKEARLA; this comes from the coding sequence TACCTGGATCGTATAGCCTTTCCCGTAGGAGGCATTGGTGCAGGGATGTTCTGCCTGGAGGGCACGGGCGCTATTTCACATTTGTCTGTGCGCAATAACCCCGAGATATTTAATGAACCGGCCATGTTTGCCGCCATTGCGCTGAAGCAGGCGCCCCACAACGCCCGCGTGCTGGAAGGCCCGGTGCCGAAGTGGAAGAAATTTGGCCAGCGCGATGCCGGCCTGGGAGGCACTGGCGGCGCTACCTGGGGATTGCCGCGTTTTGAACAGGCGGATTTCCTGGCGCGTTTTCCTTTTGCAGAGATCAACCTGTCTGATCCCGCATTGCCATTGGCCGTACAGCTCACCGGCTGGAGCCCTTTTGTACCCACAGATGCCGACAGTTCCAGCCTGCCATTTGGAGCATTGGAATACCGGTTTAAAAACACGGGTGGAAGTACCGCTGAATTTATCTTCTCTTATAACAGCCGCAATTTTATGTGGCAGCCCGAAACGGTGAACAGCATACGTGCCATCAAAAACGGGTTCATCTTATCCGCAGCCGGTACGGATGCTGCGCCGGAAAAGCAGGGCGACTTTGCCATTTTTACCAACGAAGATGCGGTCGTGGACCATTGCTGGTTCCGCGGTGAATGGTTTGATCCGTTGACCATGGCCTGGAACACCATCAGCAATGGGGAAACATCCTCGGGTGGTCCCGTGGAGAAAGATGCACCGGGTGCCTCCCTCTTTGTGCCCTTTACATTGCAGCCTGGCGAAACAAAGACCATCCGCCTCATGATGGCCTGGTATGTACCCGATACCAAACTGACCATGGGCACGGAAAACCCTGCCAATAAAGCATTGGTGGCTGCCAACCCGCTGCTTAAATACCATAAGCCCTGGTACAGCAGCCAGTTCAAAAACGTGGAGGAGGCGGCAGATCATTGGCGCAGCCAGTACGATGCCCTGCGCAAACGATCACGCTTGTTCACCGATACTTTTTACAAAACCACCCTGCCGCCCGAAGTAGTGGAAGCCGTGGCTGCCAATCTTACCATCCTCAAATCCACCACGGTGCTGCGCCAGTACGATGGCCGCTTCTGGTGCTGGGAGGGCAGTGGCGATAGCTGGGGGAGCTGCCATGGTTCCTGCACGCACGTGTGGAACTATGCCCAGGCAGTGTCTCATCTTTTTCCCGCATTGGAAAGAAGCCTGCGCGAAACGGAGTTCAATGAGAACCAGGATGAACGGGGCCACCAGATGTTCCGCGCCAACCTGCCCATCACCCCCGTGCTGCATAATTTCCACGCCGCCTCCGACGGGCAGTTGGGCGGCATCATGAAAGTATACCGGGAGTGGCGGATCAGCGGCGATACCGGCTGGCTGAAAGGCCTGTACCCAAAAGTGCAACGCAGCCTGGACTACTGCATCCAAACGTGGGATCCCGATGGTAAAGGCGTAGTGGCGGAGCCCCACCACAATACGTATGATATAGAATTCTGGGGGCCTACCGGCTTTGCCACCAGTTTCTACCTGGGCGCGCTTCACGCCATCATCGTGATGGGCGATGCATTACAGGAGCCCACGGACCGTTATAAAAAGCTGTATGAAAGCGGCAGGAAAATACTGGAAACAGACCTGTATAACGGTGAATACTTTTTCCAGGAGATCAAATGGACAGGCCTGCACGCCGCGGACCCGGTAAAGGCGCAGTCTTTTGCCACGCACTACACGCCGGAAGCCCTGGCATTGCTGCAAAAGGAAGGACCGAAGTATCAATATGGCAAAGGTTGTTTATCCGATGGCATCATCGGCGCCTGGATGTCGCGCATGTGTGGGCTGGGCGACCCGGTGGATGCCGTGAAAATAAAGAACCACCTGAATGCGGTGCACCGGTATAATTTCCGCCACACATTGCAGGGGCATGCGAACCCCCAGCGGCCTACCTATGCGATTGGCGAAGAAGGAGGCCTGTTGCTGTGCTCCTGGCCGGAGGGCGGCAAACTGTCGCTACCGTTTGTGTACAGCAACGAGGTATGGACCGGCATTGAATACCAGGTGGCCAGCCACCTGATGCTGATGGGAGAGGTGGACAAGGGGCTCGATATTGTGCGGGCCTGTCGCAACCGTTATGACGGAAAAGTGAGGAATCCTTTTAATGAATACGAGTGTGGGCACTGGTATGCGCGGGCGCTATCGAGCTACGGCATGCTGGAAGGCCTCACCGGTGTACGCTATGACGCCGTGGACCGCACGTTGTACGTGGATTCGCGCGTGGGCGATTTTACGGGTTTTCTTTCCACCGCCACCGGCTTTGGCACCGTAAGCCTGCGTGGTGGTAAACCCTCGCTGGACGTGGCATTTGGTACCATTCCCGCCCGCAGGGTCGTTGTAGCCGGTAAAGAAGCCCGGCTTGCATAA
- a CDS encoding SusC/RagA family TonB-linked outer membrane protein → MKNYTHTPARRRDGYCLALMAARTLLSLSFLLCICAPPLLARSPFQAVQPTPRKITGVVRDETGTALPGVTVGIKGYPGVATTDVAGHYQLVVPDGATVLVFSYVGRETREITLGRVNAHDVTLSSTTKSLNEVVVSTGYMNQRKADLTGAVTVVTQNDFVKTPAANVMRSLQGKVPGVFITTDGNPAENVNIQVRGITSINSSPALIVLDGQPVNLNLRDINPNDIESMQILKDAASASIYGSRAAGGVILITTKKGKKGETRITYDAYVGLAKITGVPKMLDAEGYGRGLWQATVNDGDDPAAAIRIYNYDWHDDKGVPVLTAVKPVEWLNDAKTMPSANTNWFNAGTRTGVQQSHQLTISGGGERLSSLFSVNYYQNQGTQITSFFRRLSARFNNDYELIKGRLTIGENLTLSSIKLRDVNSTYGFLVMPPNIPVHDNNGGWGGVAMALGMDDFNNPVRDLEINKDNTGNFQKILGSAYASLKILDNLTLRSQFGIDYNQWYDRTIQHKWKEAGGKSNDINGVTQNNWFNIGRTWTNTLTYNLQLRRHKVDVLGGIETYQYDYENMSGYRDNILLENRDYAFLSAATGDSKSLIGGGDARTLLSYFGKVNYAYSSRYLLSATVRRDGSSVFGANNRFSTFPAFTAGWRISEEKFMKGVTAINDLKLRASWGQNGNSAPLTAGSLVNIYVGDFDGTSYAIGGNQSGSIPSGYRRNSLGNPDLKWETTTQTNIGLDFALLDNRLSGSFDWFNKVTTDMLFQPPYIGALGEGGYRWVNAADMSNKGFELVLSWSETKGDFFYRITGNASAYKNRINSIPENVKYTYGGNGLLDNIVGRPLNSFYGLVADGIFKTQKEVDNSAQQQGKGLGRIRYKDLDHDGVINETYDRTWIGVRDPKLMTGLNLEGGYKGFDVTVFFQGLFGNSVYNNWKELSDFWNIGVQNDRNHPLRILDAWSPSNPNSDIPALSRRDANGEKRLSTYFIENGSFVKLRTVDLGYTFAAKLLERASIKRLRIYLSGQNLLTLKKTWGADKFTGQDPENPGEAYPFTKTFLFGVNVTF, encoded by the coding sequence ATGAAAAATTATACTCACACACCCGCAAGGCGCCGTGATGGCTACTGCCTTGCCCTGATGGCGGCACGCACGCTGCTTTCACTTTCTTTCCTGTTGTGCATCTGCGCCCCGCCATTGCTGGCACGCAGCCCTTTCCAGGCCGTGCAGCCCACGCCGCGTAAGATCACCGGTGTAGTGCGCGATGAAACCGGTACCGCCCTGCCAGGGGTAACGGTAGGCATCAAAGGCTATCCGGGCGTGGCCACTACGGATGTTGCCGGTCATTACCAGCTGGTGGTGCCGGATGGCGCTACGGTGCTGGTGTTTTCCTACGTGGGCCGCGAAACCCGCGAGATCACACTGGGGCGCGTGAACGCGCATGATGTAACACTGAGCAGTACCACCAAGTCTCTGAATGAAGTAGTGGTGTCCACCGGTTACATGAACCAGCGCAAAGCAGATCTTACCGGTGCGGTAACCGTGGTGACGCAAAATGATTTCGTGAAAACACCGGCGGCAAACGTGATGCGCTCCCTGCAGGGAAAAGTGCCCGGTGTGTTTATTACCACGGATGGTAACCCCGCTGAGAATGTGAACATCCAGGTGCGTGGTATTACATCCATCAATTCCTCCCCCGCGCTGATAGTGCTGGATGGGCAGCCGGTGAACCTGAACCTGCGCGACATCAATCCAAATGACATTGAGTCCATGCAGATCCTCAAGGACGCTGCCTCCGCATCTATTTACGGATCGCGCGCGGCGGGTGGTGTGATCCTCATCACCACTAAAAAAGGTAAGAAAGGAGAGACCCGCATCACCTATGATGCATATGTGGGCCTGGCTAAGATCACCGGTGTGCCCAAGATGCTGGATGCAGAAGGTTATGGCCGTGGCTTGTGGCAGGCCACGGTGAATGACGGGGATGATCCCGCTGCGGCGATCCGCATTTACAACTACGATTGGCACGATGACAAAGGCGTGCCGGTGCTTACCGCTGTAAAGCCGGTGGAATGGCTTAACGATGCAAAGACAATGCCTTCTGCCAATACCAACTGGTTCAATGCCGGTACCCGCACCGGTGTGCAACAGAGCCACCAGCTCACTATTTCCGGCGGCGGTGAACGGCTGTCCAGTTTGTTTTCGGTGAACTATTACCAGAACCAGGGTACGCAGATCACTTCTTTCTTCCGCCGCCTGTCTGCCCGTTTCAATAATGATTATGAGCTGATCAAAGGCCGCCTCACCATTGGTGAAAACCTCACCCTGTCCAGCATAAAACTGCGCGATGTGAACAGCACTTACGGATTCCTGGTAATGCCTCCCAATATCCCCGTGCACGACAACAACGGCGGCTGGGGCGGCGTGGCCATGGCCCTGGGGATGGACGATTTCAATAACCCCGTGCGCGACCTGGAGATCAATAAAGACAATACCGGGAATTTCCAGAAGATCCTCGGATCAGCCTATGCCAGCCTGAAGATCCTGGATAACCTTACCCTGCGCAGCCAGTTCGGCATTGACTACAACCAATGGTACGACCGCACGATCCAGCATAAGTGGAAAGAAGCAGGCGGTAAGAGCAACGATATTAATGGTGTTACGCAGAACAATTGGTTCAATATTGGCCGCACATGGACCAATACACTCACCTATAACCTGCAGCTGCGCCGGCACAAGGTAGACGTACTGGGAGGGATAGAAACCTACCAGTATGATTATGAGAACATGAGTGGTTACCGGGATAATATTCTCCTGGAAAACCGCGACTATGCTTTTCTTTCCGCAGCTACCGGCGACAGTAAATCGCTCATTGGCGGCGGGGATGCCAGGACCCTGCTATCCTATTTCGGTAAAGTGAACTACGCCTATTCATCACGGTATTTATTATCTGCTACCGTGCGCCGGGATGGTTCGTCCGTGTTTGGCGCCAATAACCGTTTCAGCACGTTTCCCGCATTTACTGCCGGCTGGCGCATCAGTGAGGAAAAGTTCATGAAAGGTGTTACCGCGATCAATGACCTGAAGCTGCGCGCCAGCTGGGGGCAGAACGGTAACTCCGCACCGCTTACCGCCGGTAGCCTGGTGAATATTTACGTGGGCGATTTTGATGGTACCTCCTATGCGATCGGGGGCAATCAATCCGGCAGCATTCCTTCTGGATACCGCCGCAACAGCCTGGGCAACCCTGACCTGAAATGGGAGACCACCACACAAACCAATATTGGGCTGGACTTTGCACTGCTCGATAACCGCCTGAGCGGCTCTTTTGACTGGTTTAATAAAGTGACCACAGACATGCTGTTCCAGCCACCTTACATCGGCGCGCTGGGAGAAGGCGGCTACCGCTGGGTGAATGCTGCAGATATGAGCAACAAAGGTTTTGAACTGGTGCTGAGCTGGAGCGAGACCAAAGGCGATTTCTTTTACCGCATCACGGGCAACGCATCGGCTTATAAGAACAGGATCAACTCCATTCCCGAGAACGTGAAATACACTTATGGGGGGAATGGCCTGCTGGACAACATTGTAGGCCGCCCGCTCAATTCATTCTATGGCCTGGTGGCAGACGGTATCTTTAAAACACAGAAGGAAGTGGATAATTCTGCGCAGCAGCAGGGAAAAGGATTAGGGCGCATCCGCTACAAAGACCTGGACCACGATGGGGTGATCAATGAAACCTACGACCGTACCTGGATAGGCGTCCGTGATCCCAAGCTCATGACAGGCCTTAACCTGGAAGGGGGTTACAAGGGTTTTGATGTGACCGTGTTTTTCCAGGGCTTGTTTGGTAACAGCGTGTACAATAACTGGAAAGAGCTGAGCGACTTCTGGAACATTGGGGTACAGAACGACCGCAACCACCCGTTGCGTATACTGGATGCATGGTCGCCTTCCAATCCCAACTCAGATATTCCCGCTTTATCGCGCCGCGATGCCAATGGCGAAAAACGGCTTTCCACTTACTTTATTGAAAATGGTTCTTTCGTGAAGCTGCGCACCGTGGACCTAGGCTACACCTTCGCTGCCAAATTGCTGGAAAGGGCCAGTATCAAGCGTTTGCGCATCTACCTGTCTGGCCAGAACCTGCTGACGCTGAAGAAGACCTGGGGAGCAGACAAATTCACCGGCCAGGACCCTGAGAACCCGGGCGAGGCTTATCCCTTCACCAAGACCTTCCTGTTTGGCGTGAATGTCACTTTTTAA
- a CDS encoding RagB/SusD family nutrient uptake outer membrane protein, which translates to MKKIYQKLLLCMALLLLCQCKNFLDVQPKGVLSEEQVEGPDQLENFVTAAYSYMPSLGFGDTHNWWVQSVRSDDAYKGGGGLSDQTPWYEMEIFSAVTSNVGNNDGPWYRGYCGISRANTALRLLKKTDESQFQAKNQRIAEMQFLRGWIYLGMKLRWKYVPWIDDEVPNDAVVVEGISNRPKDMANDLVLWDKIIKDFEDAADVLPETQAEKGRPTKYAAHALAAKALLFRAYEQNDKHQVVNINPATLNKALAHIDMITAKDGSMFDLAPDFAENFMIEYDNNTKESLWEIQYSIDDGTTNGRVDWGDQLNAPWWAPYFSCCDFHKVSENLVNAFKTDVTGLPDFDNYNNTEMNGQLYKQYFHTHAFDPRLGHTAAIPGYPWKYDNDLLFDESGSRAPFQYGYFNSMKEQVRPDCNCMYKPFYVQNSLNKKEIRYAEVLLWKAEILIQLGRIDEALPIINRIRTRAANSTGRLKKDDGTLWMDYKIQTYQPGLNCTWTRDFAWKALMWEDRLELACEGRRFFDLMRWGQLEPVMNAYINKEKTRFDWFKLAHFTAGRDEFLPIPQPQMNWSKGTYVQNPGY; encoded by the coding sequence ATGAAAAAGATATATCAAAAGTTGCTTTTGTGCATGGCGCTCCTGCTGCTCTGCCAGTGTAAGAATTTTCTCGACGTGCAGCCCAAAGGCGTGCTGTCTGAAGAACAGGTGGAAGGCCCCGATCAATTAGAAAACTTTGTGACAGCGGCTTACTCCTACATGCCCTCGCTGGGCTTTGGCGATACGCACAACTGGTGGGTGCAGAGCGTACGCTCTGACGATGCTTACAAAGGTGGGGGAGGACTGAGCGACCAGACGCCCTGGTACGAGATGGAGATCTTCAGTGCAGTTACCTCGAATGTAGGTAATAACGATGGCCCATGGTATCGCGGCTATTGCGGTATCAGCCGCGCCAACACGGCTTTGCGGCTGCTCAAGAAAACAGACGAATCTCAGTTCCAGGCCAAAAACCAGCGCATTGCGGAAATGCAGTTCCTGCGGGGCTGGATCTACCTGGGCATGAAACTGCGCTGGAAATATGTGCCCTGGATAGATGATGAAGTGCCCAACGATGCGGTGGTGGTGGAAGGTATTTCCAACCGCCCCAAAGACATGGCCAATGACCTGGTGCTTTGGGACAAGATCATCAAGGATTTTGAGGATGCTGCGGATGTATTGCCGGAAACACAGGCAGAAAAAGGCCGGCCTACAAAGTACGCAGCGCACGCCCTGGCCGCCAAAGCCCTGCTGTTTCGCGCTTATGAGCAAAACGATAAGCACCAGGTAGTGAACATCAACCCCGCAACATTGAACAAGGCCCTGGCCCATATTGATATGATCACGGCCAAAGACGGCAGCATGTTCGACCTGGCGCCGGACTTCGCGGAGAACTTCATGATCGAATACGACAACAATACCAAGGAATCATTGTGGGAAATACAGTACTCGATCGATGACGGCACCACCAATGGCCGTGTGGACTGGGGCGATCAACTGAACGCCCCCTGGTGGGCGCCGTATTTCAGTTGCTGTGACTTCCACAAGGTGTCTGAAAACCTGGTGAATGCCTTTAAAACAGATGTTACCGGCCTCCCGGACTTCGACAATTATAACAACACGGAGATGAATGGGCAGCTTTACAAACAGTACTTCCACACGCATGCTTTTGATCCGCGCCTGGGACATACCGCGGCCATTCCCGGTTATCCATGGAAGTACGACAACGACCTGCTATTTGATGAAAGCGGCTCGCGGGCGCCTTTCCAGTATGGCTACTTCAATTCCATGAAAGAACAGGTAAGGCCTGATTGTAACTGTATGTATAAACCATTTTATGTACAGAACAGTTTAAACAAGAAAGAGATCCGCTACGCCGAAGTATTGTTGTGGAAAGCGGAAATACTGATCCAACTGGGCCGCATAGACGAGGCGCTGCCAATCATCAACCGCATCCGGACGCGGGCTGCCAACAGTACCGGGCGATTGAAAAAAGATGACGGCACACTCTGGATGGATTACAAGATCCAAACCTACCAGCCTGGCCTGAACTGCACCTGGACGCGTGATTTTGCCTGGAAGGCTCTCATGTGGGAAGACCGGCTGGAGCTGGCCTGCGAAGGCCGCCGCTTTTTTGACCTCATGCGCTGGGGACAACTGGAGCCGGTGATGAATGCCTACATCAATAAAGAGAAGACCCGGTTTGATTGGTTTAAACTGGCGCACTTTACCGCCGGCCGCGACGAATTTCTGCCAATTCCACAACCGCAGATGAACTGGTCTAAAGGCACCTACGTGCAGAACCCGGGTTATTGA
- a CDS encoding DUF4945 domain-containing protein: MKKIWIVFAVLLCCGACRKADIADKPGVSLPPVTNLALTAKDAGHVTLSWQIPTAIPTEIQQPLSVSVEVTQIVSAMKTISLSTELLPGAPVTYEYTLPDAAATYHFTVKLVGNTKKVDVNYSGTVYSPGETVANK, from the coding sequence ATGAAAAAGATATGGATCGTTTTTGCAGTGCTGCTGTGTTGCGGCGCCTGCCGGAAAGCGGATATTGCTGATAAGCCGGGCGTAAGTTTGCCGCCGGTGACCAACCTGGCCCTGACCGCGAAAGATGCCGGGCATGTAACATTGAGCTGGCAGATACCCACCGCTATTCCCACGGAGATCCAGCAACCGCTCAGCGTTTCAGTGGAGGTGACGCAGATTGTGAGTGCGATGAAGACAATATCGTTGTCCACCGAACTATTGCCGGGGGCACCGGTGACGTATGAATATACCCTGCCGGATGCAGCGGCCACTTATCACTTTACGGTGAAGCTGGTGGGGAACACCAAGAAGGTGGACGTGAATTATTCAGGAACGGTTTATTCGCCGGGGGAGACGGTAGCGAATAAATAG
- a CDS encoding helix-turn-helix transcriptional regulator, translated as MQKNFFRYLNFGPAEERWGLFATTIGYSRTGPHDDYPNQQHPPSHELTWNRGRILSDYYIVFIPKGKGVFDSALSPACEISAGTVFFLYPGVWHRYRPEQKVGWEEYWIGFNGFYAQQLMDSGIFNKQQSIYHTGLDKDILVLFQQLADTVQASLPGYPQQIAGLTMQLLGHINNIASYGDDNGNRIGKLISKARFMIQASHESRLNMEKLAQELPMGYASFRKAFKQFTGESPNQYHLNLRLERARSLLATTVLNINEIADQTGFQSVFYFSKLFKKKHGLSPKQFRDREECLL; from the coding sequence ATGCAAAAGAATTTTTTCAGGTACCTGAATTTTGGTCCTGCGGAAGAGCGCTGGGGATTGTTTGCCACCACGATAGGTTATTCGAGGACAGGGCCTCATGACGATTATCCCAATCAGCAGCACCCCCCAAGCCATGAATTAACCTGGAACCGCGGGCGCATATTAAGCGACTATTATATTGTTTTTATACCTAAGGGGAAAGGTGTTTTCGACTCAGCATTATCACCTGCCTGCGAGATCAGTGCGGGGACCGTCTTCTTTTTATACCCCGGTGTTTGGCACCGCTACAGGCCGGAACAAAAGGTGGGCTGGGAAGAATATTGGATAGGGTTTAATGGCTTTTATGCACAGCAATTGATGGACAGCGGTATTTTTAATAAGCAGCAGTCAATTTACCACACCGGGTTGGATAAGGATATCCTGGTGCTGTTCCAGCAGCTGGCAGACACCGTGCAGGCTTCCCTGCCGGGTTACCCGCAGCAGATCGCAGGCCTGACCATGCAGTTGCTGGGGCATATTAATAACATAGCCAGCTATGGTGATGACAATGGAAACAGGATTGGCAAACTGATCTCCAAGGCGCGCTTCATGATACAAGCGTCGCATGAGAGCCGGCTGAATATGGAAAAATTAGCACAGGAGCTACCCATGGGTTACGCTTCTTTCAGGAAGGCGTTCAAACAATTTACAGGTGAATCCCCTAACCAGTATCATCTTAATCTCCGGCTTGAAAGAGCCAGGAGCCTGCTTGCCACAACGGTATTGAACATCAACGAAATTGCCGATCAAACCGGTTTCCAGTCAGTTTTTTATTTTTCAAAGTTATTCAAGAAGAAACACGGGCTGTCGCCGAAACAATTCAGGGACCGGGAAGAATGCCTGTTGTAA